A region from the Lycium barbarum isolate Lr01 chromosome 8, ASM1917538v2, whole genome shotgun sequence genome encodes:
- the LOC132605299 gene encoding protein trichome birefringence-like 34: MAEKVVHKSWIIQYNLHSILGIFLLVFVFVTFYVIEDNTDGASILVQNKLIRKASSPKCDLFSGSWVFDNVSYPLYKEQQCSLMADDFACHKFGRKDSKFQHWRWQPYNCDLPRFSAQALLEKLKGKRMVYVGDSLNKNQWMSMVCLIESSGIISPKPLIWKGNLIIFEVKEYNATIEIYWSPMLVESNCDDPWNHRIRDRIIRIEAIEKHARHWNDADILIFDSYTWWHEHQMTLLWGSFNSSDAIYKKVGMKLRRYEMVLRTWSDWLEVQIDRKRTRLFFMSLSPSHKNAVDWGMGNDQTCHDEIEPISRKQYWGSENDKKMMEIAEASVNGLKRSGLDIQYINITQLSDYRKDAHPSIYKKNWVAPTKEQLVNPRSNDDCVHWCLPGVPDVWNQILYAYIMDSQEN; the protein is encoded by the exons ATGGCAGAAAAAGTAGTGCATAAATCATGGATAATTCAGTATAATTTACATTCTATTTTAGGAATATTCCTATTGGTCTTTGTTTTTGTGACTTTTTATGTTATAGAGGACAATACTGATGGTGCTAGTATCCTAGTCCAAAATAAGCTTATAAGAAAAGCTTCATCTCCTAAGTGCGATTTGTTTTCTGGGAGTTGGGTTTTTGATAACGTCTCATATCCTCTATATAAAGAACAACAATGTTCTCTCATGGCTGATGACTTTGCTTGTcacaaatttggaagaaaagactCAAAATTTCAACATTGGAGATGGCAACCTTATAATTGTGATCTTCCAAG ATTTAGTGCCCAAGCATTGTTGGAGAAGCTAAAAGGCAAGAGAATGGTGTATGTTGGGGATTCATTGAACAAGAACCAATGGATGTCTATGGTATGCTTAATTGAATCCTCTGGAATTATATCTCCCAAACCACTCATTTGGAAAGGCAACTTGATCATCTTTGAGGTCAAG GAATACAATGCAACAATTGAAATCTACTGGTCACCAATGCTAGTAGAATCTAATTGTGATGATCCATGGAATCACCGTATCCGGGATCGAATCATCAGAATTGAGGCCATTGAAAAACATGCTAGGCATTGGAATGATGCAGACATTCTCATCTTTGATTCTTACACCTGGTGGCATGAGCACCAAATGACACTTCT ATGGGGATCTTTTAATAGTTCTGATGCAATCTACAAGAAGGTTGGCATGAAGCTGCGCCGCTATGAGATGGTCTTAAGAACATGGTCGGATTGGTTGGAAGTTCAAATTGACAGAAAAAGGACAAGATTGTTCTTCATGAGCCTCTCTCCTTCTCACAAAaa TGCTGTAGATTGGGGCATGGGAAATGATCAAACTTGCCATGATGAAATAGAACCAATATCAAGGAAACAGTATTGGGGAAGTGAAAATGATAAAAAGATGATGGAAATAGCAGAGGCCTCTGTAAATGGGCTGAAGAGAAGTGGATTAGATATACAATATATCAACATAACACAACTATCAGATTATAGAAAAGATGCACATCCATCAATTTACAAGAAGAATTGGGTTGCTCCGACAAAAGAGCAACTGGTAAATCCAAGGAGTAATGATGATTGTGTACATTGGTGCCTTCCTGGTGTGCCTGATGTTTGGAATCAGATTCTTTATGCCTATATCATGGACTCTCAAGAGAATTAA